The following DNA comes from Hordeum vulgare subsp. vulgare chromosome 3H, MorexV3_pseudomolecules_assembly, whole genome shotgun sequence.
TGTCCTCATAGTCAATCCCATACCTCTGCTTAAATCCTTTGGCAACCAGGCGTGCTTTATACCTATCCACACTGCCATCAGCTTTCCTCTTTACCTTCTACACCCATTTGCAATCAATGATGTTTCTGCCCCGAGCTGGAGGGACTAGGCGCCAAGTCTTGTTTTGCATAAGAGCACTATACTCCTCATCCATGGCCTCTTTCCACCGAGGTGAGGTAAGTGCTTCTATCACGTTCCGTGGTTCACCTGTGGCAGAAAAAGAGCCCCAACGAATGCAACCATCGTGGTATACCTTTGGTTTGATGACGCCACCCTGGGACCTGGTGTGAGCACGCGCAGGTGGAGGTGGCGCAGGACGCGAGAGCTGCAGTTGGAGACGATTTGACGAAGCAGAACCAGATCCCGAGGAGGATTCCTGTGGAGAGGCGGCGACGTCGGCAGCTTCTGCATGCGCTGCATGCGATACGGCGTGGGAGTCAGCGCCAGATCCGTCGTGGGAGTCAGCGCCAGTCGGATCGACCGACAGCGACCGCGCCTGGGAGTCCAGAGTCCGCGCAGCACCATGTGCGGGGGACCCTCCTGTCCCCGCACACAGCCCCGCGCCCGAGGAGCCGCCAACCGCGAGCCCGCCTGGCGTTGTGGTGGGTACGCCACGTAGCGGATAATGCCCCGCCGCGCCGGATCCCGAGGGAGATGCGTCAACTGCTGGCCCGCCTGGCGCAGCAATTCTCGGGGAAGATTCGCCAACCGTTGGCCCGCCTGGCGCAACGATTCCCGAGGGAGATACGCCTGCCGTGCCGGATCCCAACGCGCCAGAGCAGCCTGCTGCACCGGATCCCGAGGGAGATCCTGCCGGATTGTCTGCACTGTTGGAGAACATAAAATCACGGCTATTTTCAGGCGAAATTGCACTGGTTCCTACACTGTTTTCCTGCACACTTTCATCCGAGACATGATCAAATGTAGTAGTATGAAGCATTGTCATGCTAGCATCAGTATTATCTCCGCCGCTTAGGGAGGGTAGTgatggagggaggaggtggggtgGCAACACGATAAGCTCATTGCGAAGTTGGGCGCCAGCATTTGGATGTAGTTGCGAGAAGGGAAATATTTGCTCATGAAACACCATATCACGAGACACATAAAACCTACCAGAGGACACATCAAGGCATTTGTAACCTTTATGCAAAGAGCTATACCCTATAAAAACACATTGCTTAGACCGAAATTCAAGCTTGTGTTTATTGAAAGGACGTAAATTTGGCCAAACCGCACAACCAAAAATACGAAGGAAATTGTAGTTGGGTTTGATGTCAAAGAGGCGTTCAAGGGGTGTTTGATCATTAATCACTTTGCTTGGGACACGGTTAATAAGGTACACGGCAGTGGCAaaagcttcatcccaaaatttcaagGGCATGAATGCATGAGCAAGAAGAGAGAGACCAACTTCGACAATGTGACGATGTTTCCGTTCAGCGGATCCATTTTGCTGGTGAGCGTGAGGGCATGAAACATGGTGGATAATACCAATGCGCTTAAAGAAGGTGTTTAGCTGTTGATACTCTCCACTCCAGTCGGTTTGCATAGCTAGAATTTTGCGATCAAACTGACGCTCAACAAGTTGTTGAAAGAGATGAAATTTCTCAAAGACATCAGACTTGTTTTTGAGTAAATAGATCCAGGTGAACTTACTAAAATCATCGATAAAACTCACATAATACTTTTGTCTGCCTACAGAGACGGGTCCAGGACCCCACACATCCGAGAAAACAAGTTCTAGAGGAAACTTTGACACACTACTAGACCGAGAGTATGGAAGTTGATGGCTCTTGGCCTTTTGACAAGAATCACAAACTAACAAATGATCCTTTTTATTTGATACTGGGAGAGAGAAATTACTAAGAACTTTCTGGACCACCGGTAAAGCTGGATGTCCTAAACGCTTGTGCCATCGTGAGGTGGAGGGTTTGACAGCGCCAAGAGCTTGTGGATGGGGGGCTTCATGATGACCAGATACTGGGAACAAGCGACCCTTACTCTTGCTTTGAAGAATGGTTCTCCGAGTGTCCCGATCCTTAACAAAAACAATTTCAGGGTAAACTTCGAGAAAAGCATGATTATCAAGCATGAGTTGCGAGGCGGAAAGGAGGCTTTTTTCGGCTTGTGGAGAGTGGAGAATGTTGTTAAGACTGAGTGAACCATGCGGGGTAGATAAAACTGAGTGACCAACATGGGCAATGCTCATACCTTGACCATTGGCGTGTGGATCTGCTCATTGCCGGTGTAGCGATCGTGGACGGCCAGCTTCTCAAGTTCGCGAGTGACATGATCGGTTGCACCGGTGTCGAGATACCAATTGGTATCTATCCCATAGGAGTGGGCGACGTTAACAGATTTTTGTCCACGTCCCCCggcacctcctcctcctgctggaTTGCggacattgttgttgtagttgcggTCGAAGCGCTTCGCACAGCGCCATGCCCCATGTCCACTTTCCTTGCAAATTTGACAGTTCTCAAACTTGCGATCACCGCGGTCCCCTCCTTGGCGtggtgtgttgttgttgtcggagaAGCGTGCTcccgtggtgttgttgttgtagccaccaCGGGAGCCATTATTGTTGTAGCCACCACGGCCACGGCCACCTCCCCGATCAGCTAAGTTGGCGGTGTAGGCGCTGGTTTGGGAGGTGATCCGGGCTTCGGCTGCGAGGAGGAGGGAGAAAAGCTCACCGAGACCGATGGGTTGGTCGGTGACGGTGCGAGTGGTGATGGCGGAGACGAACCCATTGTACTCAGGCTCGTGCATCAGCCCCTGGAGGATATGTGAGACGACATCATCTTCGTCCAGGGGCTTCCCGGCTGCTGCCAGTTCATCGGCAAGGCCCTTCATCTTGGTGAAGTAGGCGGCAGCGGAGGAGTCACCCTTGCGGGTACTCCCGATCAGATATCGTAGCTGGATGATGCGCGCCCGTGACTGCGAGGAGAAGCTCTGGAAGATCTCCTTCCATGCTGCCGCAGCCGTCTCACAGTTGCTGACCTGGAGAAGGATGTCATGGGAGAGGGACGCGAGCAAGAACGTGAGCACCTGCTGGTCCTGCGTTACCCAAACCGCATGTTCGGGGTTCGGCGTGGCAGTGAGCTCCGTTTTCCCGGCGACATCTTTCTCCAAGATGAGCTCGGCGGGAGGAGCCTTGAAGGAACCATCAAGGTAACCCATCATGCCGGCACCCCGGACATGAGGGAGCACCTGCGCCCTCCAGATAAGGAAGTTCTCCCTGTTGAGTTTCTCGGCGATGGTGTGGCCGAGAGAGGCGATGGAGGGGAGGGCCATGGCGACGGCGACGGTAGAGGAGGAAGACATAGATGCGATTGGAAGAGTTTaggctctctataccatgtagaaAATATGAGATAACGCTTGCATTTTGCAGGGGCGCTTTACGTGTTAATATAGGCCACCGGCCAGGTTGTGACAAAGATCTACAAGATTAGTTGTTGGATTGCTATACAAGTTATATCTCTAacaactaacttaaacacaatcaTATACCGTTTATATTGTACGGATATATGTTACATCTTTTAACACCTATTTCTTTTTGAGAAGTAGGACAGTTCTTTATGTGGAAACAAAAGCAAAGCTGTCCCATAGTTGTGTTTCTTGTGCAGGtataaatttgttttttttttcttctaaaagCACAGTTGTGCTTCGCATGAAAAAGCAATAATAGCATTTTTTTTCTTCCAAAACCCGGGGAAACCTAGGCAAACAATTGAAAAAGTGAAGAACATCGAAAATCCGAAGAGCGTTTAACACACAGCTAGACGCACCATTTGATGCTCTCCCAAGCCGAAAAATTGACCACGACGCACCATTTGATGCTCTCCCAAGCCGAAAAATTGACCATCGCGGGAGGCCTTTAAATTAATAATCGTTGGTTAGTTGCTCACGTGCTGAAAGGACCTGTCCAGAAAATAAATTCAGTCGAACAAAAAATAGCAAATCTGTCGCTTTATTAGGTTTTGTCATATATAAAGACAGTTTTTCGTAATCATTGATTCGAAAAGAAAAAGAGCCTGTTCATTCACGGTTGCACAAGCTACAGCTGGCAAACACTCTCCTCCGTCACATCGGGGGCGCTCAGCCTTTGCACGAGCTGCAGCAGTGCCGCCCTGGAATCCCCACCGTCGCTCAGGGCCTCCCTTGCCCCTCTCATGGCCGCCAGAGTACGCTCCCGAAGCTCCCTCCCGCCATCAGAACCCATCAGCCAAGTCACCTTCCTCTCGATCTCCTCTGCCGTCACGAAGCCATCCTCGCCTCGTTCCACCGCCACGCCTAGCTGCATTCCCTCcaccaacaacactttgttcatccgCTGCTCCGCGTACAGCGGCCACCCCAGCATCGGCACGCCCGCCATGACCGCCTCCAGCACCGAGTTCCACCCGCAGTGGGTCACGAACCCGCCCACCGATCCGTGGGCGAGCACCTCCCGCTGCGGCGCCCACGACATGACCACCAGCCCTCTGTCCTTGGTCCTGTCCAGGAAGCCATCCGGGAGGAGCACGTCCAGCTCCGGCTCGCCGGGATgctcgttgccgttgccgttgccgcccGCCGGGCTGCGTACGACCCAGAGGAACCGCTGCCCGCTCATCTCCAGCCCCGCCGCCATCTCCTTGATCTGCTCGGCGCTGAACCGGCCCATACTGCCGAAGCAGAGGAACACCACGCTGGCCTCCGGCTGCGTGTCTAGCCACGCAAGGCACTCTTCGCCTTGCTTCTCAGCCACCTCCTCGGACTTCACCACCGGGCCGATGCAGAACAAAGGCGGTGTCGTGCGCCCCGGGGGCGCGCAGAGgccggcggcgacggcgtcggtgGCGCGCGGCTCCAGGGAGCGGCAGCTGTTGACGATAACGCCATGCGACTGGCACAGCTGTTGGGACACGGCGAGGAAATGCTTGTAGCTCACGCTGCTCCGGTCGAGGAAAGCAGCGGGGAGGTCGTGCGCCGGTATGGGAGTGACGCCCGGCACCTTCACGGGCTCGCCGCCGAGGTCACCCAAGTTCACAGCGTTTTGCCCGTGGATGACGGGCAGGTGGAGCAGTACCGCAAGGCTGGCCGTGCAACCCAGGAAGAAGAAATACGTCGGGATGCCGATCTCTGCCGCGACATCGGCGGCGCTGTAGCAGAAGAAGTCGAGCAGGAGGGCCGCCGGGGCGGTGGCGCGGAGGAAATCACGGAGCTCGGGGTTGGAGGCGCGGCTGAGCTCGAAAACCTTGCCCACATGGTCGCCCTCCGGCATCCCGTGCGGGAGTGGCGGCTCCGGGATGTAGTGGAAAGAGAGAAAGGGGCTGGCTGAAGCGTCGCCGTTGCCGTACAGGGAGGAGGCGGGAACGGTGGCGTTGCCGGCCGGAAGGCCACGCTGAACGACGATGACCGCGAGGCCATGCGACACGAGCAGCCTGGCAAACTCCACCGTGGGGATCAAATGGCCCGCGCCGGGCGCAGGGTACATGACGACTGTGCGCCGCGACTCTCTGTCGCCGGCTCCTTGGTTTGCCTCTTTCATTCTAGGACGTGGCTGTGGGAAGCAGAGGAATTGGGAGTAACAGATTTGTTTTAGTAGTAATGACGAGGCTGCGAAAGGGGATATGGGGATGGATGGATCGTGAGGCTAAATATGCTATGGCCTTTCATTTCTGGCCACAACCCGTACCTACCTACAAGGAGGGAGACGTATATCCGCTCCTAGTTAGTGTACTGACTGTAATAATGGAATTATGTGTGTACGAAATTGACAGTAGTGCTGACAGGATGGGACGCGGGACCGGAAGTATGAGAACGGTGGGCACACGAAACATTTTACATAGATTCAAGACACGACGGTCTGAGTCTCTGAGATAATACTTACTGTCTTTTTACATATTCTATTAGGTGATTACATACAAATCAAAATAATGAATTTacattttaaagtatgtctatgtaCAACAGTCCTTTAATGTAActtttaaaaagatttatatttaaaaacgaaggaaatagaagggttgaacgCTTTTTGATGCATCTTTGGTGTTGTTGGGTTTCTTCAAAAAATCATTTTGTTTAATAATATAAGATGAATTAGTTTTTTTAAAATTCAAATATATTGAATTTATTCTCATTTGTAAGGAAACATAccaaaattcataatatcaaatCAGATTCATTATGAAATGAATTtcctaaaaaaatatttaatagtgTGGATGTCGATGTTATTATTTAATCTGAACTTGCTCAAAATTAAAGAAATTTGACTTTAAGAAAACTAATAAacccttatattttgaaactgaTAGAATACTTAGTGTGGCACGTGGGGGATATGGAGTGTTTTTTTATAATACGGTAATTCGATGGGACTTTTGTGGTGTGGTTATGTGTTATCCGCTAACCAATGTATATTTCGTGCGAGATTGATATGTTTTTATAGGCAGGTTGATGCTGATTGATTTGAAAAATAGTTGGCCCGATTAAAATTGTAATCCAAATCCAAAATTGAATATCTCAATTGAATGAAAAAGCTTCAAAATGAGAACATaggaattgaaagaattgaatgggagaGCCCTTGAGAAATTGATGACCCGGTCAAAATCAGGTCGACTAAATTCTAAATTAAATACCTCAATTAATTATGAGGATTTAAAAATTAGGGAGCATATTGCATAGTATAAAAGAATTGAGTGAGATAACTTTGAGAAATTGTTCACCCAATCAAAATCGGGTGACCCAATCCTAATTGAAAACCTCAATTGGATATGTGCTCTCTAAAACTAGAGAGCTTAGTGTTATAGATGATTCCTTCTTGTATGATCTTATATAGATGTAGGGGGTGTCTCATGATAGGTTGTTACAATGGTTGCCAGGTTCTATCAGGACGATTGTGAAATTATGAGGTAGCCTTAAGTAGCCCCTCGCAGTGGGGCATCTCCAACACCGACCCTCAAACCGCACCCATACATCCGGACAGCGAAAGTCATCCAACGCGGGGTTGTAACGGTGCGCCAAGCGGTCCTGTCGTGTTTTCCCTGTAAATTGGAGACAAAGTGTGTGTgttaggggtgggtggggtgggggttgcgGGAGTCCGGACACGAGACGTGTAGGACTCTAACACCCCCAGCCACCCAATCCCCCCGGTCTCATTTCCTTCCtctttgccctttctcaccttacCTTAATCCGCATCCCCAACCTCCTCCGCCGCTGTTGTACATCTTCGGCTGTCACAAAGGCATTTGACCATCGCCTACAGTGGGGCAGAGTGTATGTGAGTACAAACAACTCTAGGGTGAACAATGTCGTCCTAGAGGAGAGCGGTTGCGTGTTGATGAAAAACTTCTATTGGACATCCGATTAATCTAGTCGAATTTGAGACATTGTTGTATTAGACTTAATTTGCATGCTATGTATGGATGATTTGTGCCATTTTCTATCCGAACTTTGATTAATATCGACAAGGTTGCATTAATTTCCTCCAGTTAGTTCAAATGCGGGTTGAAATGCATGCTGGTAGCGATGGATGGCGGCCTCCCGCATGTGTGTTCGGGCCTCATACGAGAGGAAAATTTTGGGTCgccattggagatgccctaagggCATATCAAACGTTAACCCGCAAATTTACTTTTGCATCCGTTCGCGGATAGGGGGGCAATGCGTAGACACGAGTGCGAGAGCCGACCATCAAACGTTACTCGAAAAGAATTGAATCCACATTTCAACATACCAGACGTAATTGATGTAAGCCCCACACAACATTTCTTAATCAGGGATAGGAATATTGACCTTTGCCAAGCATCCCCAAGTGCATAAATAATGAAGTGATGGTTTTCTCCCAACCCACTCCTCATAAGGGGTTTTCTCTATATTCTTGTTAGGAActctattcaggacatgacacgaagTTAATAGATCCTCCCACGCCATGCCTTATATAAATCAAAAGTGTCTAACATGGCATTCACTAAGTTAGTCAACATGCGGTTTTTCCTCTCGGCAACCCTGTTCGATTGGGGTGATTAGGGAGGCGtgctctcatgaataatgtcgtgttccTCACAAAATTCATCAAATACTTTGATAAAATACTCCCCGTCACGATCCAACCTAAGACATGTGATCATTCTCTCTAGTTGATTTTCAACTTCGGCTTTATAGATTTTTAAGTAGTACAAAGCTTTATCATTAGTTTGCAACAAATAAACCTAGCAAAATCTAGAAGCATCATCCATCGACATTATGAAATATATGTTTCCACCTTTTTTGAACTCATCATTCATCTCACATAGATTAGAATGTATGAGTTATAGAGACACCAAGTTTTTCTCCTCGATAGCCGTGTGGGGCTTTCAAGGTTGATTCGATTGCACATAACTAtgtcacttagaacctttggcaacAGTGAAACTCGGCACCAAACTCATACTGGATAGCTGAGACATTAGATCAAATTTAATGTGACATAAAGGAGAGTACCAAACAGTTGCATCATCATTAACACTAGCACAGATTTGGTTTAGTAACTTATTGCCAAAATCTGAAAGGGAAAAGCGAACAAGCGTCCACACTCATAGTCTTTTACTATAAAATGTCCAAATCTCGACACGGTTACTTTATTTGGCTCTAAAATTACCTTAAATACATCTCGACATAGAAGGCCCCCGCAAAATCTCATCTAGAAAACTGTAGAAGTGGAAGGGAAATATTGAGCTTCAATGATGTTGAAGGTCCTTGCAACTTTACGCGAGTGCTTGTGGATGGTTACCTGCAAATCCTTCATACTCTTGAGGAAGACTTCAGGATTATATTGTGGGTGTTGTATGATTACCTTCCTCGCCTCTTGACCATACATGTGGGTTGAGACGTAATCATCAATGTACTGATTTATAAAGGACTGGAAACAAAGATATGCATAAATATATTTTCTAAAATTTGAAATGGCACTAAGGGAAAAAATAAAAGGTAAAAGAGATAGTACCATCCTATGGTTGACTCATGTATTTTTCATTGTGTAGAAAAACATCTTGTTGTTTTTCATTGCTAGTTTCTTTATCTTAAGAATCTTTTCGAGTGTCCTAATTTAACTGATATTCATGGACACCTCATTTCCCCACATGCAAAAGGGTTGAAGAGTGGATCTAAACCTCTTACAACACCTACATGTGCAAGACCAAGTTATTAGAAAACTAAATATTAGAATGGTTTTTGCAATTGCATAATAATGTGCAATTAGCTGAAGGACCATGGATGTGAAAACCTCGATGGTAAACTTCAGTGTCACCCATTGTTTCCCCCTACAACATATATAAGATAGATATTGATCAGGTTATAAGTGAGATTTGGCATACTATTACTAAAGTTTGTTAATGAAAAATAAGTGCATTGTAGATCCAACATATTAATTCGAGCCACATGGAAAAGGCAATTATCTAAACCAAGCGTGCTAAGAACTAAGGAATATATCAATTGTATATGTTTCACATGTATTTAGTACATCAAAATTCGATTTATTTCTTACATACataacaataaaaaattgtacCAAAAATCTAACATCACATTGTAATATTGAACTAAATAGTTAAATGATCACCACAAAAAAATGAACCAAACATTTAAATAATCACCACAACAAATGAACGAGACAGTTAAGTGAGCAACACATTGCATAATAGAACATACTAGAAGGTCAGATTGCATAGTAGCATTACATTGGACATTTCATTAGAACTTTGAAATGGAAGGCATGAGAAGCACATGCAACAGGTAAAAAACATGCTTAACTAGCGTAGCTAGCTAAACATTGGTTCTTAGTAATAAagctaagaaaaataagatattCTTCATCGCTGGAGATATCCATGATGATGGGTCCTTAAACTTGGAAGAGGGTGAAGCCTCCAGATAGTGGGTGCCCTCCACGTAGTGGTGAATGTCCCGAGCTTGTCCGGGCACCAACCTACCGGCTTTGTAGCTGAGGTAAGCATGGACACACTAAGAAAACACCTCGTAGTCTTCATCGAAGgctctagtggtgcccttgaaaatATACCACAATCTGTTGTTTAAAGGAGTCAACCGCATGGCGACTGGTACGCCTATTCCTATTGATATTTATTATGTTTTCAGtcattatttcactttatgatgcaatACTTACaccttttccctcttattttacaagatttatacaaagagggaaattaccgacaactggaattctggactggaaagagCTATGGAAGATCTGAATATTTTTCGGACTCTAAATGACCTAAAAAAtggcggagaattattttggcagATATAAACTTATTGGCGAAAGAATCATCGGAAGCtgatgctacttgtaaactgcattCGGATTTTCCACGATGAGGAGGGGCGACGCAGCACAGTAGAGATAAggctattgaaccaataggaggaccacacaaGTTCCCGTCTGcaccacctacacacaaaagagcacacacttgcacccaacgcgggtaagagggttgtcaatcccgttgAACTAGCAACTTGCAAACGATAAGTAGTGATACATAGATAATATAATTAAAAGGCAGCAATATTTTTTGTGTTTTAGTAATAATAATTGTGAAGACTCGGggcccatagttttcgctagaagcTTCTCTCTTCAAGAAAGCATACaatggataaacaaattactgttggacaattgatagaaaagcacatagttatgtaatatttattcatgaaaatgaccatatatataggcatcacgtgtgcAAGCAagtgaccgactcctgcctgcatatactactccacccattgactgctatccaacatgcatatagaTTATTAAGTAAAATTAGAGTAATGCTTAAAGCAATATGCCATGATgttgacaaagtaaactcaactaatatgaatgaaccccatcttttttatctttaatggaagcaatacaaatacgtggcATGTCCCTTTCAGTCACTGAGATTGAGGACCGAAAGATTGAACCCATTATGAGGCACCACTCCTACTGAAGATAAATCTATAAGTGCATCTagcgccccttagtgattttggtgtattgaagacttataggttaagagactaatgtgattGTTAGttcacacatgatctataagttgctgaggagtttaaCTTATTTGAAGAATATTGACCCTATAAATATATGTcatcggctgaagactttggtatttcctcgaagactttgaaagtgaggaaattggtgtgtccgtgaagaaattgatgcgagTACTTTCAAGCGTGAAGAATTTTGTTTTCATAGTTTAATTTCCTGTATTTtgtgtcataggaccaccgtacgTTTAAAGggatcgaggtaaaactaaggaaaagtttccagctGAGGCTCatatcaaagcctacacatacagatccttcgagtgaagcctttggaaatcttttataGTTTTGACAAATTCTTCTGCGACAGAGATGAAGATCTTCCGggctctgaggaattttctctaactaaggagttagATTTTTGCCACTACGATTTACCtaccagtgaggaacatgagcgacatgaggacttccacacTTGATACGTTCCAACCATTGCTGCGCCGCGTGCCacctgtccccaaccttatccacctaatgattatatcat
Coding sequences within:
- the LOC123440225 gene encoding anthocyanidin 5,3-O-glucosyltransferase-like codes for the protein MKEANQGAGDRESRRTVVMYPAPGAGHLIPTVEFARLLVSHGLAVIVVQRGLPAGNATVPASSLYGNGDASASPFLSFHYIPEPPLPHGMPEGDHVGKVFELSRASNPELRDFLRATAPAALLLDFFCYSAADVAAEIGIPTYFFFLGCTASLAVLLHLPVIHGQNAVNLGDLGGEPVKVPGVTPIPAHDLPAAFLDRSSVSYKHFLAVSQQLCQSHGVIVNSCRSLEPRATDAVAAGLCAPPGRTTPPLFCIGPVVKSEEVAEKQGEECLAWLDTQPEASVVFLCFGSMGRFSAEQIKEMAAGLEMSGQRFLWVVRSPAGGNGNGNEHPGEPELDVLLPDGFLDRTKDRGLVVMSWAPQREVLAHGSVGGFVTHCGWNSVLEAVMAGVPMLGWPLYAEQRMNKVLLVEGMQLGVAVERGEDGFVTAEEIERKVTWLMGSDGGRELRERTLAAMRGAREALSDGGDSRAALLQLVQRLSAPDVTEESVCQL